In Pseudomonas sp. MYb327, one DNA window encodes the following:
- the pap gene encoding polyphosphate:AMP phosphotransferase — translation MFESAEIDHAIDKETYDAEVPALREALLEAQFELQQQKRFPVIILINGIEGAGKGETVKLLNEWMDPRLIEVRTFDQQTDEELARPPAWRYWRMLPAKGRMGVFFGNWYSQMLQARVHGEFKDPRLDQSINGAERLEKMLCDEGALIFKFWFHLSKKQMKARLKALADDPLHSWRISPLDWQQSQTYDRFVKFGERVLRRTSRDYAPWHVIAGMDPRYRSLAVGKILLEGLQTALKRPQIHPEKVSAAPVFPSVDQVNLLDSLDLNLRLTKDDYEEQLISEQARLSGLLRDKRMRRHALVAVFEGNDAAGKGGAIRRVAAALDPRQYNIVPIAAPTEEERAQPYLWRFWRHLPARGKFTVFDRSWYGRVLVERIEGFCSPADWLRAYSEINDFEEQVTDAGVIVVKFWLAIDKQTQLERFQARENIPFKRFKITEDDWRNRDKWDAYRAAIGDMVDRTSTEISQWTLVEANDKRWARVKVLRTINLAIEKAFEKSDKQARKHKK, via the coding sequence ATGTTCGAATCTGCCGAAATCGATCACGCCATCGACAAAGAAACCTACGACGCCGAAGTGCCAGCCCTGCGTGAAGCCTTGCTTGAAGCGCAGTTCGAACTTCAGCAGCAAAAGCGTTTTCCGGTGATCATTTTGATCAACGGCATTGAAGGCGCCGGCAAGGGCGAGACGGTCAAGTTGCTCAACGAATGGATGGATCCGCGCTTGATCGAGGTCCGTACTTTCGATCAGCAAACCGACGAAGAACTGGCGCGACCGCCGGCCTGGCGCTATTGGCGGATGCTCCCGGCCAAGGGGCGCATGGGGGTTTTCTTTGGCAACTGGTACAGCCAGATGCTTCAGGCGCGGGTCCATGGCGAGTTCAAGGATCCGCGGCTCGATCAAAGTATCAATGGCGCTGAACGCCTGGAAAAAATGCTCTGCGATGAAGGCGCGCTGATCTTCAAGTTCTGGTTTCACCTTTCAAAGAAACAAATGAAGGCGCGCCTCAAGGCGTTGGCTGACGACCCGTTGCACAGCTGGCGCATCAGCCCGCTGGACTGGCAGCAATCGCAAACCTACGACCGCTTTGTGAAGTTCGGCGAACGGGTTCTGCGTCGTACCAGCCGAGACTACGCGCCGTGGCACGTGATCGCCGGAATGGATCCGCGTTATCGAAGCCTGGCGGTGGGCAAGATTTTGCTCGAGGGCCTGCAAACCGCACTGAAACGACCGCAAATTCATCCAGAAAAAGTCAGCGCTGCGCCGGTTTTTCCCAGTGTCGATCAGGTCAATCTGCTCGATAGCCTCGACTTGAACTTGCGCCTGACCAAGGACGATTACGAAGAACAACTGATTAGCGAACAGGCACGGCTTTCCGGGCTGCTGCGCGACAAGCGCATGCGGCGCCACGCGCTGGTGGCGGTGTTCGAAGGCAACGACGCGGCGGGCAAGGGTGGGGCGATTCGTCGGGTCGCCGCGGCACTGGACCCGCGTCAATACAACATCGTGCCGATTGCCGCACCGACAGAAGAGGAGCGGGCACAGCCGTATCTCTGGCGTTTCTGGCGCCATCTTCCCGCGCGCGGAAAGTTTACGGTGTTTGATCGCTCCTGGTATGGCCGGGTGCTGGTGGAGCGCATTGAAGGCTTTTGCAGCCCGGCGGACTGGTTGCGGGCCTACAGTGAAATAAACGACTTTGAAGAGCAGGTCACCGATGCCGGGGTGATCGTGGTCAAGTTCTGGCTGGCCATCGACAAACAGACGCAACTGGAGCGATTCCAGGCGCGCGAAAACATTCCGTTCAAGCGTTTCAAAATCACCGAAGACGACTGGCGTAATCGCGATAAATGGGATGCCTATCGCGCCGCCATCGGCGACATGGTTGACCGCACCAGCACCGAGATTTCGCAGTGGACCCTGGTAGAGGCCAATGACAAACGCTGGGCGCGGGTGAAGGTATTGCGCACCATCAACCTGGCCATTGAAAAGGCGTTCGAAAAGTCCGACAAGCAGGCGCGCAAACACAAGAAGTGA
- a CDS encoding class II fumarate hydratase, translating to MSRIETDSLGQVEVPDEAYWGAQTQRSLINFAIGSERMPLAVLHGLALIKKAAARVNDRNGDLPADIARLIEQAADEVLDGQHDDQFPLVVWQTGSGTQSNMNVNEVIAGRANELAGNPRGGKSPVHPNDHVNRSQSSNDCFPTAMHIATVQAVQHHLLPAISELSGGLAELSARHMKLVKTGRTHMMDATPITFGQEVSAFIAQLDYAERAIRSALPAVCELAQGGTAVGTGLNSPHGFGEAIAAELAALSGLPFITAPNKFAALAGHEPLTTLSGALKTLVVTLMKIANDLRLLGSGPRAGFAEVKLPANEPGSSIMPGKVNPTQCEALSMLACQVLGNDVAIGFAASQGHLQLNVFKPVIIHNLLQSIRLLADGCSNFQQHCIAGLEPDAGKMAEHLEQGLMLVTALNPHIGYDKSAEIAKKAYAEGLTLREAALELGYLTDEEFDAWVRPENMLEAGAKG from the coding sequence ATGAGCCGTATCGAAACCGACAGCCTCGGCCAGGTTGAAGTCCCGGATGAAGCCTACTGGGGCGCTCAGACGCAACGCTCGCTGATTAACTTCGCCATTGGCAGCGAACGCATGCCGCTGGCGGTGCTGCACGGCCTGGCGCTGATCAAGAAAGCCGCGGCACGGGTCAACGACCGTAACGGCGACCTGCCCGCCGACATCGCCCGGTTGATCGAGCAAGCGGCTGATGAAGTGCTCGACGGCCAACATGACGATCAGTTTCCGCTGGTGGTCTGGCAAACCGGCAGCGGCACCCAGAGCAACATGAACGTCAACGAAGTGATCGCCGGGCGCGCCAACGAACTGGCCGGCAACCCCCGCGGCGGCAAGTCTCCGGTCCACCCTAACGATCACGTCAATCGCTCACAGAGCTCCAACGATTGCTTCCCCACCGCCATGCACATCGCCACGGTGCAGGCCGTGCAACACCATTTGCTGCCGGCAATCAGTGAATTGTCTGGTGGGTTGGCCGAGCTTTCGGCGCGACACATGAAACTGGTCAAGACCGGTCGCACGCACATGATGGACGCGACACCGATCACGTTCGGCCAGGAAGTTTCGGCGTTCATAGCGCAACTGGATTACGCCGAACGGGCGATTCGCAGCGCTCTACCAGCAGTTTGTGAACTGGCCCAGGGTGGCACTGCTGTCGGCACGGGGCTCAATTCGCCCCACGGCTTCGGTGAAGCCATCGCCGCCGAACTGGCCGCGCTTTCCGGCTTGCCGTTCATCACCGCCCCCAACAAATTCGCCGCCCTCGCCGGGCACGAGCCACTGACGACGCTGTCTGGCGCACTGAAGACCCTGGTCGTGACGCTGATGAAAATCGCCAATGACTTGCGCTTGCTGGGCTCCGGTCCCCGCGCCGGTTTCGCCGAGGTGAAGCTGCCGGCCAACGAACCGGGCAGCTCGATCATGCCAGGCAAGGTCAACCCGACCCAATGCGAAGCGCTGTCGATGCTGGCCTGTCAGGTGTTGGGCAACGACGTCGCCATCGGTTTCGCCGCGAGCCAGGGTCACTTGCAATTGAACGTGTTCAAACCAGTGATCATCCACAACCTGCTGCAGTCGATCCGCCTGCTGGCCGATGGCTGCAGCAACTTCCAGCAGCATTGCATTGCCGGCCTGGAACCGGATGCAGGGAAAATGGCTGAACACCTTGAGCAAGGATTGATGCTGGTGACAGCGCTGAACCCGCACATCGGCTATGACAAATCGGCGGAGATTGCCAAGAAGGCCTACGCCGAAGGGCTGACCCTGCGTGAAGCTGCGCTTGAGTTGGGGTATCTGACTGACGAAGAGTTTGATGCGTGGGTGCGGCCGGAGAATATGCTGGAGGCCGGCGCCAAGGGCTGA
- a CDS encoding DsbA family protein, with the protein MSACRLLYVMDPMCSWCWGFAPVANALVEQAAAAGVDVHLVVGGLRTGSGSALEPTTRRYILEHWQAVNEATGQPFKREGALPDGFVYDTEPACRALVTARGLAPDCAWKLLGLIQSAFYAEGRDVTHASVLVELAERAGLPRIEFAAAFDRADTHAATNADFTWVQDLGIAGFPTLLAERDGQLALLTNGYQPFSVLSPLLSRWLERAACA; encoded by the coding sequence ATGTCTGCGTGCCGCCTGCTCTATGTGATGGATCCGATGTGCTCCTGGTGCTGGGGCTTTGCCCCGGTTGCAAACGCATTGGTCGAGCAGGCAGCGGCCGCGGGCGTGGATGTACATCTGGTGGTGGGCGGCTTGCGCACCGGCAGCGGTTCGGCGCTTGAACCGACCACCCGGCGCTACATCCTTGAGCACTGGCAAGCGGTCAACGAGGCCACCGGCCAGCCGTTCAAACGCGAAGGCGCCTTGCCTGATGGATTCGTCTACGACACCGAACCCGCCTGCCGCGCGCTGGTGACGGCACGCGGCCTGGCGCCGGATTGTGCGTGGAAACTGCTCGGGCTGATTCAGAGTGCGTTTTATGCCGAAGGGCGCGACGTGACCCACGCCAGCGTACTGGTTGAGTTGGCGGAGCGCGCGGGCCTGCCGCGCATCGAGTTCGCCGCTGCCTTCGATCGCGCCGATACACACGCCGCGACGAATGCTGATTTTACCTGGGTACAGGACCTGGGCATTGCCGGTTTCCCTACCTTGTTGGCTGAGCGAGATGGTCAATTGGCGCTGCTGACCAATGGCTATCAACCGTTCAGTGTGCTGTCACCGCTGCTCAGTCGCTGGCTGGAGCGCGCTGCCTGTGCATGA
- a CDS encoding rhodanese-related sulfurtransferase translates to MTQQIVVAALYKFVTLEDYVDLREPLLQAMVDNGIKGTLLIAEEGINGTVSGSREGIDGLMAWLKNDPRMDDIDHKESYCDEQPFYRTKVKLKKEIVTLGVDGVDPNKKVGTYVDPQDWNALISDPEVLLIDTRNDYEVSIGTFEGAIDPKTTSFREFPDYIKANFDPTVHKKVAMFCTGGIRCEKASSYMLSEGFDEVYHLKGGILKYLEEVPQEETKWQGDCFVFDNRVTVRHDLSEGDYDQCHACRTPVSVEDRASEHYVAGISCPHCWDKLSEKTRRSAIDRQKQIELAKARNMPHPIGYNYKQASSEA, encoded by the coding sequence ATGACACAACAGATTGTCGTGGCGGCACTGTATAAGTTCGTCACCCTGGAAGATTACGTTGACCTGCGCGAGCCACTGCTCCAGGCCATGGTCGACAACGGCATCAAAGGCACGCTGCTGATCGCCGAAGAGGGCATCAACGGCACCGTGTCCGGCAGCCGTGAAGGCATCGACGGGCTGATGGCCTGGCTGAAGAACGATCCGCGCATGGACGACATCGATCATAAGGAGTCGTACTGCGACGAGCAGCCGTTCTACCGCACCAAAGTCAAACTCAAGAAAGAAATCGTCACCCTTGGCGTTGATGGCGTGGACCCGAACAAAAAGGTCGGCACCTACGTGGATCCGCAGGACTGGAACGCGCTGATCAGCGATCCGGAAGTGCTGCTGATCGACACCCGCAACGACTATGAGGTGTCGATTGGCACCTTCGAAGGCGCGATCGATCCGAAAACCACCAGTTTTCGTGAATTTCCCGACTACATCAAAGCCAACTTCGACCCGACCGTGCACAAGAAAGTCGCGATGTTCTGCACCGGCGGCATTCGTTGCGAAAAGGCTTCGAGCTACATGCTCAGCGAAGGCTTCGATGAGGTCTATCACCTCAAGGGCGGCATTCTGAAGTACCTCGAAGAGGTGCCGCAGGAAGAAACCAAATGGCAGGGTGACTGCTTCGTGTTCGATAACCGCGTGACGGTCCGCCACGACCTGAGCGAAGGCGATTACGATCAATGTCACGCTTGTCGCACGCCGGTCAGCGTCGAAGACCGTGCATCCGAACATTACGTAGCCGGTATCAGTTGCCCGCATTGCTGGGACAAACTGAGCGAGAAAACCCGTCGCAGCGCCATCGATCGGCAAAAGCAGATCGAACTGGCCAAGGCTCGCAACATGCCGCACCCGATCGGCTACAACTACAAGCAAGCATCCTCCGAGGCCTGA
- a CDS encoding DMT family transporter: protein MHVSSGRWVYGLLLALLTALLWGILPIKLKQVLLVMDPVTVTWFRLMVSGGCLFIYLAATKRLPSRQVLGPRGGWLVLMAVLGLVGNYVLYLMGLNLLSPGTAQLVVQMGPIMLLIASVFVFKERFSLGQGIGLLVLLVGFALFFNQRLSELLTSLSDYTAGVLLVLLASTVWTFYALGQKQLLTVWNSLQVMMVIYLFCGLLLTPWVHPLEALQLNPLQGWLLLACCMNTLIAYGAFAEALAHWEASRVSATLAITPLVTFGAVALAAWWWPEYVHAETINGLGYGGAILVVLGSALVALGPSLIAGLKARKARMAIG, encoded by the coding sequence ATGCACGTTTCGTCGGGTCGCTGGGTGTACGGTCTGTTGCTGGCGTTGTTGACCGCGTTGTTGTGGGGAATTCTGCCGATCAAACTCAAGCAGGTGTTGCTGGTGATGGACCCGGTCACGGTGACCTGGTTTCGCCTGATGGTCTCTGGTGGCTGTCTGTTCATTTATCTGGCGGCGACCAAACGCCTGCCCAGTCGCCAAGTGCTCGGTCCGCGCGGAGGCTGGCTGGTGCTGATGGCGGTGCTCGGACTGGTGGGCAACTACGTGCTGTATCTGATGGGCCTCAACCTGCTCAGTCCCGGCACCGCTCAACTGGTGGTGCAGATGGGGCCGATCATGTTGCTGATCGCCAGTGTCTTTGTGTTCAAGGAACGCTTCAGTCTGGGGCAGGGCATTGGTCTGTTGGTGCTGTTGGTCGGATTCGCCCTATTTTTCAATCAACGCCTGAGTGAACTGCTGACCTCGCTGAGCGACTACACCGCCGGCGTACTGCTGGTGTTGTTGGCATCCACGGTCTGGACCTTTTATGCGTTGGGGCAGAAGCAACTGCTGACGGTGTGGAATTCGTTGCAGGTGATGATGGTGATCTACCTGTTCTGTGGGTTGTTGCTGACACCGTGGGTGCACCCGCTGGAAGCGCTGCAATTGAATCCTTTGCAAGGCTGGCTGTTGCTGGCGTGCTGCATGAACACTCTGATTGCCTATGGCGCGTTTGCCGAGGCGCTGGCCCATTGGGAAGCGTCGCGGGTGAGTGCGACGCTGGCGATCACGCCGTTGGTGACGTTCGGCGCCGTTGCCTTGGCCGCCTGGTGGTGGCCGGAATATGTGCATGCCGAGACCATCAATGGCCTGGGGTATGGCGGGGCGATATTGGTGGTGTTGGGGTCGGCGCTGGTGGCGTTGGGGCCTTCGTTGATTGCCGGGCTCAAGGCGCGGAAGGCCAGAATGGCGATCGGCTGA
- a CDS encoding DUF2059 domain-containing protein yields the protein MTRLRAICTAVALVCASGQVFADTASHNASAEAFLTLAHADKLGTPVYMQVQQMFAQRFQQTKAPESKKAVLETYQAKANAALDQAIGWNKLKPDMVKLYTTNFTESELKDLVAFYQSPLGKKVLEKMPQLTQQSAQMTQAKLESAVPVVNKLLADMTAELDPKGAAAAAKKKP from the coding sequence ATGACTCGTCTTCGTGCCATCTGTACCGCGGTTGCACTGGTTTGCGCCAGCGGCCAGGTTTTTGCCGATACCGCCAGCCACAACGCCAGTGCCGAAGCTTTCCTGACCCTGGCACATGCTGACAAATTGGGCACCCCGGTGTACATGCAAGTGCAGCAGATGTTCGCTCAGCGCTTCCAGCAAACCAAAGCCCCGGAATCGAAGAAAGCCGTACTGGAAACCTACCAGGCCAAGGCCAACGCCGCTCTGGACCAGGCCATTGGCTGGAACAAGCTGAAACCGGACATGGTCAAGCTCTACACCACCAATTTCACCGAATCCGAGCTCAAGGACCTGGTTGCGTTCTACCAGTCGCCACTGGGCAAGAAAGTCCTGGAAAAAATGCCGCAGCTGACCCAGCAATCGGCCCAGATGACGCAAGCCAAGCTGGAAAGCGCGGTGCCTGTTGTCAACAAATTGCTGGCTGACATGACTGCTGAGCTGGATCCGAAAGGCGCCGCCGCAGCAGCCAAGAAAAAGCCTTAA
- a CDS encoding DUF6316 family protein, which produces MFGMRAQDSGPATHFRSDRLCRVNGMLYFITRENTHEGPFQSRDEALREIQAYIERVQVLQLSQ; this is translated from the coding sequence ATGTTCGGCATGCGCGCACAGGACAGCGGCCCCGCCACGCACTTTCGCAGTGACCGGTTATGTCGGGTGAATGGAATGCTGTACTTCATTACACGGGAAAATACCCATGAAGGGCCGTTCCAGAGTCGGGATGAGGCGTTGCGGGAGATTCAGGCGTATATCGAGCGGGTGCAGGTTTTGCAGTTGAGCCAGTAA
- a CDS encoding ABC transporter ATP-binding protein, which translates to MHDLPDDTPVVKRVDRLSWAEIRRLALHHKKSLWIANGVAVLATLCSVPIPLLLPLLVDEVLLGHGDAALKVMNHALPAVWQKAAGYIGLMLLVTLALRCAALLFNVVQARLFAGLAKDIVYRIRIRLIERLKRISLGEYESLGSGTVTTHLVTDLDTLDKFVGETLSRFLVAMLTLVGTAGILMWMHWKLALLILLFNPLVIYATVQLGKRVKHLKKLENDSTSRFTQALTETLDAIQEVRAGNRQGFFLGRLGLRAKEVRDYAVNSQWKTDASNRASGLLFQFGIDIFRAAAMLTVLFSDLSIGQMLAVFSYLWFMIGPVEQLLNLQYAYYAAGGALSRINELLSRADEPQYPKGVDPFNGRETVGIEVQGLSFGYGDELVLNQMNLSIAPGEKVAIVGASGGGKSTLVQLLLGLYTPLAGTIRFGGSTQQEIGLETVRENVAVVLQHPALFNDTVRANLTMGRERSDEACWQALEIAQLHATIRELPNGLDSIVGRSGVRLSGGQRQRLAIARMVLAEPKVVILDEATSALDAATEYNLHQAMARFLSNRTTLIIAHRLSAVKQADRVLVFDGGQIAEDGDHQQLIADGGLYAKLYGHLQQH; encoded by the coding sequence GTGCATGATCTGCCCGACGACACTCCGGTTGTTAAACGTGTCGACCGATTAAGCTGGGCAGAAATCCGTCGTCTTGCCCTTCATCACAAGAAATCCCTGTGGATCGCCAATGGCGTTGCCGTACTGGCGACCCTGTGCAGCGTACCCATTCCGTTGCTGTTGCCGTTGCTGGTGGACGAGGTGCTGCTGGGCCATGGCGACGCTGCACTGAAAGTCATGAACCACGCGCTGCCGGCGGTCTGGCAAAAAGCTGCAGGCTACATCGGCCTGATGCTGCTGGTAACCCTGGCCCTACGCTGTGCCGCATTGCTGTTCAACGTCGTGCAGGCGCGATTGTTCGCGGGGCTGGCCAAGGACATCGTGTATCGCATTCGCATCCGCCTGATCGAACGGCTCAAACGCATTTCTCTGGGTGAATACGAAAGCCTGGGCAGCGGCACGGTGACCACGCATTTGGTGACCGACCTCGACACCCTGGATAAATTCGTCGGCGAAACTCTCAGCCGTTTCCTCGTCGCCATGCTGACGCTCGTCGGCACGGCGGGCATTCTGATGTGGATGCATTGGAAGCTGGCGCTCCTGATTCTGCTGTTCAACCCGCTGGTGATCTACGCCACGGTGCAGTTGGGCAAGCGGGTCAAGCACCTGAAGAAACTCGAGAACGACAGCACTTCACGGTTCACCCAGGCGTTGACCGAAACCCTGGATGCCATCCAGGAGGTTCGCGCCGGCAACCGTCAGGGGTTTTTCCTCGGCCGTTTGGGCCTGCGCGCCAAGGAAGTGCGGGATTACGCGGTGAATTCGCAATGGAAAACCGACGCCTCGAACCGGGCCAGCGGTTTGCTGTTCCAGTTCGGCATTGATATTTTCCGCGCCGCCGCGATGCTCACGGTGCTGTTTTCCGACCTGTCCATCGGCCAGATGCTCGCGGTGTTCAGCTACCTGTGGTTCATGATCGGTCCGGTGGAGCAATTGCTGAACTTGCAGTACGCCTATTACGCCGCCGGTGGTGCGCTGTCGCGAATCAACGAGTTGTTGTCCCGCGCTGATGAGCCGCAATACCCGAAAGGCGTCGACCCGTTCAACGGTCGCGAGACCGTGGGTATCGAGGTTCAGGGCCTGAGTTTCGGCTACGGCGACGAACTGGTGTTGAACCAGATGAACCTGTCCATCGCCCCCGGTGAAAAAGTCGCGATCGTCGGAGCCAGCGGCGGCGGCAAGAGCACGCTGGTGCAATTGCTGCTGGGCCTGTACACGCCGCTGGCCGGAACCATCCGTTTTGGTGGTTCGACCCAACAAGAGATCGGCCTGGAAACCGTGCGGGAAAACGTCGCCGTGGTTCTGCAACATCCGGCGTTGTTCAACGACACCGTGCGCGCCAACTTGACCATGGGCCGCGAACGCAGCGACGAGGCTTGCTGGCAGGCGCTGGAAATCGCGCAACTGCACGCCACGATTCGCGAGTTGCCCAATGGTCTGGACAGTATCGTCGGGCGTTCCGGCGTGCGCCTGTCCGGCGGGCAGCGGCAACGCCTGGCGATTGCGCGAATGGTCCTGGCGGAACCGAAAGTGGTGATTCTCGATGAAGCCACCTCGGCGCTCGACGCCGCCACCGAATACAACCTGCATCAGGCAATGGCGCGGTTCCTGAGCAATCGCACTACATTGATCATTGCCCACCGACTTTCGGCCGTGAAACAGGCCGACCGGGTGCTGGTGTTCGACGGCGGGCAAATTGCCGAGGACGGCGACCATCAGCAGTTGATTGCCGATGGTGGTTTGTACGCCAAGTTGTATGGGCATTTACAACAGCACTGA
- a CDS encoding BolA family protein, which produces MTMQQRIESTLGLLQPQHLQVLDESHMHSRGLQTHYKAVVVSEQFEGLNRVKRHQKVYGTLGELMGEFHALALHTYTPQEWAQIEAAPASPTCAGGSKH; this is translated from the coding sequence ATGACCATGCAGCAACGCATCGAATCGACGCTGGGCTTGCTTCAGCCCCAGCATCTGCAGGTGCTGGATGAAAGCCACATGCACAGCCGCGGGTTGCAGACCCACTACAAGGCTGTGGTGGTCAGTGAGCAGTTCGAAGGCCTGAACCGGGTCAAGCGCCACCAGAAAGTCTACGGCACGCTCGGCGAGCTGATGGGCGAGTTTCATGCGTTGGCGCTGCATACTTATACGCCGCAGGAATGGGCGCAGATCGAAGCGGCCCCGGCCTCGCCGACCTGTGCGGGCGGCAGCAAGCATTAA
- a CDS encoding thiolase family protein, whose amino-acid sequence MREVVIVDSVRTGLAKSFRGKFNMTRPDDMAAHCVNALLERSGIDPASVEDCIVGAGSNEGAQGYNIGRNVAVLSRLGTGTAGMTLNRFCSSGLQAIAIAANQIASGCSDIIVAGGVESISLTMKSVNTDNLINPLLKEQVPGIYFPMGQTAEIVARRYNVSREEQDLYALQSQQRTAQAQAAGLFDDEIVPMAVKYRVEDKATGQVQILDCVVDRDDCNRPDTTLESLAGLKPVFAEDGSVTAGNSSQLSDGASMTLVMSLEKALELGLKPKAFFRGFTVAGCEPDEMGIGPVFSVPKLLKAKGLQVADIDLWELNEAFASQCLYARNRLEIDNAKYNVNGGSISIGHPFGMTGSRQVGHLVRELQRRDLRYGIVTMCVGGGMGATGLFEAVR is encoded by the coding sequence ATGCGTGAAGTGGTGATCGTCGACAGCGTGCGGACCGGCCTGGCCAAATCCTTTCGCGGCAAATTCAACATGACCCGTCCGGACGACATGGCGGCTCATTGCGTCAACGCCTTGTTGGAACGCTCTGGTATTGACCCGGCCAGCGTCGAGGACTGCATCGTCGGTGCCGGCTCCAATGAGGGCGCACAGGGCTACAACATCGGTCGCAATGTCGCGGTGCTGTCGCGACTGGGCACCGGCACTGCGGGGATGACCCTCAATCGGTTCTGTTCGTCCGGCTTACAGGCGATTGCCATTGCTGCCAACCAGATCGCCTCGGGTTGCAGCGACATCATCGTCGCCGGTGGCGTCGAGTCGATCAGCCTGACCATGAAGAGTGTCAACACCGACAACCTGATCAACCCGCTGCTCAAGGAGCAGGTACCGGGCATTTACTTCCCGATGGGCCAGACCGCCGAAATCGTCGCTCGCCGTTACAACGTCAGCCGCGAAGAGCAGGATCTGTACGCCCTGCAAAGTCAGCAACGCACCGCCCAGGCGCAGGCCGCCGGGCTGTTTGACGACGAAATCGTGCCGATGGCCGTGAAGTACCGTGTTGAAGACAAGGCCACCGGCCAGGTGCAGATTCTCGACTGCGTCGTTGATCGTGACGACTGCAACCGTCCGGACACTACGCTGGAAAGCCTGGCCGGGTTGAAACCGGTGTTTGCCGAAGATGGCTCGGTGACGGCGGGCAATTCTTCGCAGCTGTCCGATGGCGCCTCGATGACGCTGGTGATGAGCCTGGAAAAAGCGCTGGAACTGGGGCTTAAGCCCAAGGCGTTCTTCCGTGGTTTCACCGTGGCCGGTTGTGAGCCCGACGAGATGGGCATCGGCCCGGTATTCTCGGTGCCAAAGTTGCTCAAGGCCAAGGGCTTGCAGGTGGCCGATATCGATTTGTGGGAGCTCAACGAAGCCTTCGCCTCGCAGTGCCTGTACGCGCGTAATCGACTGGAAATCGATAACGCCAAGTACAACGTCAATGGCGGTTCGATTTCCATCGGTCACCCGTTCGGCATGACCGGTTCGCGTCAGGTCGGGCATCTCGTGCGTGAGTTGCAGCGACGTGATTTGCGTTATGGCATCGTCACCATGTGCGTGGGGGGCGGGATGGGGGCTACCGGGTTGTTTGAGGCTGTTCGCTAA